Part of the Methanosarcinales archaeon genome, TATCGATTTTTAATTTAATCAAAATCCTTATTCTGACTACCATCCTTTCATCAAACACCGCCGCCGTTCAGCAGAATCAAGCACCTTTGAACATTTCTCCCAGTGAACCGGCTCAATTTTATCATATCGCAACTCAAAGGGATGCTTTGTCGGCACCTCACCGATTGTTTTTCTTGCATTTTCTTCCTCACCCAGTGCGACTTCCACCCATACATCTTTTAAACAATCCGGGATCTGTCCGAACAGATTATTTATCTCTTCGAGACGACTGGAAAGCAATTCATGAACACGGTCCTCTACTGAGCCCTTATACCTCATATTGTATATCCAGACATCTTCATAGACCTGCCCGATCCTCTGGATTCTCCCCTTTCTCTGCTCAAGCCGTGTGGGATTCCATGGCAGGTCAAGATTTATCAGTGATCCAAGTGTCTGAAGGTTCAATCCTTCACTTGCGGCATCGGTTCCGAGAAGCAAGCGTATCTCCCCATACCTTACCATTGATTTTAGCTTTTCTCTGGATGTCCTGACGAATTCCCCGTTTTCTATGATGCCTGACCGTTG contains:
- a CDS encoding SWF/SNF helicase family protein, which gives rise to RFLDIISEKEDQDPKYQKIKELLQNGWLERGCIIFSQYYDSIDWLSGKLSHDFSEEIMGIYAGGQRSGIIENGEFVRTSREKLKSMVRYGEIRLLLGTDAASEGLNLQTLGSLINLDLPWNPTRLEQRKGRIQRIGQVYEDVWIYNMRYKGSVEDRVHELLSSRLEEINNLFGQIPDCLKDVWVEVALGEEENARKTIGEVPTKHPFELRYDKIEPVHWEKCSKVLDSAERRRCLMKGW